GACGCCGCCCGCCCCACAATCGCCAGAATGACGCCAAAACCTGTACCCGCAATACCAAACCCAACAAGGATTTCCAGCAGTTGATGGCTTTCCGGGGTGACAGCATAACTGCTCATTATCAACCCGATGGAATATAAAACTGCCCCCAGAATAATGGCGCGACGTTCTCCAAATTTCTCCGCAAAAGCACCAAAAATTGGTTGCCCAACACCCCATGCCAGATTTTGTATTGCAATCGCTAATGAAAATTCTGACCGTAACCAGCCAAATTCCTCAGCGATTGGAATTTGAAATACCCCAAAGCTGGCGCGAATGGCGAAACCTGTCATCAGGATAAAACATCCCGCAATCAAAACAGGCGTAAACAGATTTGAACTTTGACGCATTGGGGCCTCACAAACTGGAAATCGCTGATCCGTGAAATTCCGAAAGAGATAGAAGTTACTTTTAATAATGTACCAGTCCTTCTGTCTCACCATACCCGCAAATCGGATGCAACCTCTTCTTTGTCCTAGGGACAAAGTTGGCAGGATTTCTATTACTTTCGTCACAAAAAGTGGGCTTTCCCACATAAAATTATTAAATTATAATATACTCGTTCACTGAGGGGGAAAGCGAATGCCGGATTTTGCAACGATAAAAAAAACATCAACAAACCGAATATCCATTGTCATCGCTTTGCTCTTGCTTTGGACCTTGGGCGTCACATTCATCGTTTCGTATATCAGCCCATTGGAAGAAATCATCGCCAGCGCCCCGTTAGGCGAAGAGGAAAAGAAAACCGCTCAAAAACAACTGGATAGGCTAACCCTGCAAAGTGACAGCGCGACGGTCCTTGCAAAATACAGTGATAGCCTTCTGGTTGCCTATAGTGACGCAACTCAACAGATAAAAAAGTTTCTTAAACATGACCCCGCCGAAAGCGCTTATCATAATTACCAGACGATCGTTCACGCCGTAACCAGTATCGAAACCAACAAAAGCGTCATTTTAACTGACAGTCGCGGAAGCCGGTCAAACAAGGTCCTATCAACAGATTACCGGTACAGCAATTACGACACACAAGAAAAACCGGCAACACTGAAAGAATTATCCCTTCATGTATGGCAACCCCTCGTCACAATGGCACAACAGAAAGGAGGAACGGATAATTACAGAACCAATCCAGTGGATTTGGCGTCTCTTACACCAGTGTTGCGGGAGGGGATGGAATATAAACCCATTATTCTGGGAAACGACGCCTCTTACGCGAACCGGATCGAGGCGGCGATGATCTTTACCGAACAGGACGGCAACATTTCAGTACTCCCAAAAGGAGACAGGGAAACCCCGCTTTATGCATTTCTCGATTGGGTGTCAGAGGGAAAAACTTCAGACAACCTGAACAATAGAGCAGAGAAAAACATCCAGCAGATCGTCACGGCCCTTGAGACGCATATCGAAAAGTTACAGAAACAAAAAACACAATATGATCAGGCCAAAATCAGTTACAACAATCAACTAAAAGGCCTGCAAAGTCGTTTACGCAGCTCTGAATCCCTGTTTTTTGTCGCGACCTTTCGTGCCTTTCTCGTCACCGTCGTCATCATTTCGATCGGTTTTGTCCTTATTCGCGCATTTGCGGCGGAATTGACGCAAATGCGTAGGGTCAGTTATCTCGAAATCGCGGCTGACCTGACCTCCCAATATCCAGCGGAAGTGTTAAAACATATGCCAGACATTATTCGTGCTGTTGGCGGTGACAAAGCAGGCGCCCCGACCCTTTCAGATGGATCGCCACCGGACGCGATCACGGTCGCGGAAAAACTTGGGAACGCTGTATCAAAATTCTCAACGGCGTCAAAACCGCTCTAACCCCGTTTGGCGGCCTTCAGAAAGGAAGCCGACAGGAATAAGGCAAGTCCAACAATCGGTGCACAGATCAGCACCTTCAGGACAAGCGTATATCCGCCCACCGCCCAGATTAGCGAGGCAATCAGCCCGGCAAATGCTGATCCAATCATATAGGGGACCGATTGAGCTCCGGCCTTCAGCCCGAAGTTTTCAGCCCCGAGAATTTCACGCGTAATAATCGGCTTCATAATACTCATAACGCCGATCCCACTTCCTTGCAGGATAATGAAGGCAATCAGAAAAGCCGGCGAAAGACTTGTTCCGATCAAGGCAAGATTTCCAAGAATAACGAAGGAAAAACACAGACAGGTGACGATCAAATTTGAAACATGCCGTTCGGCGAACATCATGGCAAGGCGCCCCAATACCTGCATTGGGCCGATAAAGGTTGCAGCCAGAATGGCGAGACTGGTCTCAAACTGACGTTCTTTTAACAAAAGCAACAGGTGATTAATCACCGCGACATGGTTCATGTACAACAACGTGAAACCTGCAGCGAGTAACCAGAATGTTGGTCCCAGCAGAAAACGGTATTGGCCTTCCCGCGGGATTTCTGTTGTAGGCTCGTCTTTGTCTTGAGGAACTGCGTGGCGGTCGAGATATTGACCTCCAAACCACATAAGGGGCACGCCAATGACACAAATCAGCAACGCAAAAAACGTTGCAGCTAAGCGCCACCCTGCATAATCGGAAATCAAATGAGACACGGGAAATGAAACTGTCCCCGCAAGCCCCGCAATCAGGGTTACCAGTGTGATCGCCCGTTTTGCTTCAACACCGCGCGTGCGGATCAGAAAAGAAAAACACGGGTCATACAGGCAACACCCCATACAGATGCCAAGAACGATCCAGATCCCATAAAAGGCAGGAAGGGTCTCTATAAAGGAAAGAGAAAATAGAAACACGCCTCCCATAAAGCCGCCACTGGCCAAAATATGCGGCCCATAGCCTTTATCTATCAGGCGCCCTGCAAAAGGGGCGATGAGCGCAGAGCTTACAATCGACGCCGTTAGCGCCCCTGTCAATTCAGCTTTTGTCCATCCAAAATCTGTTTCCCAACGCACAATCAAGGCCGGGAAGATATAATAGATACCTGCCCAGAACAGTGTTTCCCCGAATGCCAGAAACAGAATAGCCCGCCGGATCGTCATCCAAATCCCCTATTGCGCCAGATATCCGCCATCGATCGGGATAGACGTTCCGGTCATGAATTTTGCTTTTTCAGAAGCACAGAAAAGAACACCTGCTGCGATATCGTCAGGTTCCCCAAAATGCCCAACAGGGTGTAGTTTTCTAAGCTTTTCGGCAAGGTAGTTTGGGTTGCCCTGTTTTTCCAGCGCGTTTTGCACCATTGGTGTATCAATATAGCCAGGCATCACTGCATTGATGCGGATTTTATAGCCATATTGCGCACAATAAAGGGCGGCTGCCTTGGTGAAATTTTTTACCCCTGCCTTTCCAGCGCAATATCCGGTTGCTCCAAAAAAGCCAACATCCGCAAGGATAGACGCGATGTTCACAATGGCTCCCCCTTCGTGCTTCATCTCGCGAATAGCGTTTCGAACCCCCAGAAAAGTACCATCCAGATTTATCGAGTTTTGAAACTGCCAGTCTTTCAATGGCATTTCTTCAAGTGGCTTATCGATCGAAATTCCGGCACTGTTGACCAGAATATCAAGGCGCCCGAAAGTCGCTTTATGAAAGGCGATTGCGTCTTCCCAGTTCTTTTCCGAAGCAACATCAAGCTTGAAAAACTGAGCCCGTAATGGCTCGTCAAGATAACCCACCAATGCCCGGCCATCTTCTTCATTGATGTCGGTCACAAGGACATTTGCGCCTTGTTCAAAAAACTGGCAAACCGTCGCTTTGCCGATACCAGATGCCCCGCCTGTTACTAACACTGATTTTCCAGAAAATTCCCCGCTCATGTGCATCCCCTCTTTCTTTTTTTATTGGGCTGAACCGTTTATCATTCACAGTAACCTGACTTGTTTGATGCGTCTACTTGCCACAGTGCGTACCCGTTTATTCTCACCATATACTCTTTATGGATGAAAACACGTTACAGTGTGAAAGGAAATCACCATGACGAAAATGGACGGTGTTAAATTGGACGTTCATGTCAAACCTTCCGGTGCCAGCGATCAGTTTGCCTTTGCTTTCGTAAAGCTTTTGCGCTTCTGCGCCGACTTGTTTTTCCGCAAACAATATGGTCACCGGGCTGTTGTTCTGGAAACAGTCGCTGCGGTCCCTGGAATGGTGGGCGGGCTGCTTCAGCATCTGAAAGCCATTCGCCATATTCAGAACGATCAAGGATGGATCAAAACCTTATTAGATGAGGCGGAGAACGAGCGAATGCATCTGATGACATTTGTGCAGATCGCAAAACCGTCTCTTTTCGAACGTTTTCTGATTATGAGTGTTCAGGCTGTATTCTATAACTGTTTTTTCTTTCTGTACCTTCTGGCACCAAAAACAGCCCATAGAGTTGTTGGTTATTTTGAAGAGGAAGCTGTTATCAGCTATACGCGGTATCTTGAAGAAATTGACGAAGGGCGGCACGAAAATGTACCTGCGCCCCAAATAGCGATCGATTATTGGGATCTTCCCCCAACGGCTCGCTTGCGGGATGTTGTGCTTGTCGTCCGCGAAGATGAAGCTGGACACCGGGACGTTAATCACAAATTCGCGGACGAACTTGCCGGTAGACTAACGCCCGCGGCATCCCAATAACCGATTAAACGGCAGCTTCTTTTTTTGTGAATTGCCCATAGCTTTGGAACTTTTCGAGGATGTGATCCATTTCAGCATCCTCGATCATATTTCCGCCACCCAGTTGCAGGACCCGCCAATAGATCTCGCAGAGCTTTTCCACCTCAACGGCCATGGCCAGCGCTTTTTTCAGACTCGGTCCAATTGCAATCATACCGTGATTAGCCATCAGGCAGGCCTTGCGGTCGACCATTGCCTCAACCACATTATCAGACAGTGCCTGGGTGCCGAACGTATGATACGGCGCACACCGAATGGTCTTACCCCCTGCAACCGCCACCATATAGTGAAAAGAAGGGACCTCTTTTCCAAGACAGGCGAGGGTCGTCGCAAAGGTGGAGTGCACATGCACGATGGCCTGTGCATCCTCACGGGCCTTATACAGATCCTGATGAAACCGCCATTCACTGGACGGTTTACGTCGACCAGAAGCGTCTCCCGACAGGGTCATTTTAGCCATATCCGCAGGAGAGCATTCATCATAAGGCATCCCTGATGGTGTAATCAGATACCCCCCATCATTTCGAACACTTACGTTTCCCGCTGATCCCTGATTGATCCCGACAGCGTTCATTTGTAATGCTGTATCCAGCAATTCTTTACGCAAGATAGTATCCGACATGGTCAGTCCTGCCCGAAAATTCTGTTGATATTTTCTGTGTAGGGCGCGGTAATGATCTGTTTTTCCGTAATCAATCCGGCAACAAGTTCGTTCGGCGTCACATCAAACGCGGGGTTGCGCACTTTGATATTTTCAGGGGCTGTCCGGCGCGCTCCGAAATTCGTTACCTCATGATCTTCCCGCTCTTCGATCGGAATTCCCGCACCTGTTGGTGTGTCATGGTCAATTGTTGAGGACGGGCAGGCGACATAGAAAGGAATGCCAAAATGTTTTGCCAAAATGGCAACCCCCATGGTTCCGATCTTATTGGCAACATCACCGTTCGCGGCAACACGGTCTGTCCCGACGATCACCATATCAATCAGTCCCTGGGACATGATATGGGCCGCCATATTATCGGTTATCAAAGTTACATCGATCCCAGATTTTTGAAGTTCCCAACTGGTCAGCCGCGCCCCTTGCAGTAAGGGCCGGGTTTCATCGGCATAGACGCGAAATTTGACACCCTGACTATGGGCGACATACATGGGTGCAGTAGCAGTCCCCAGTTCAGACGTTGCCAAAGAACCTGCGTTACAATGGGTTAGAATGCCCATACCTTCTTTGATCAGCGGGGCACCATTATTGCCCATTCCCCGGCAAAGACGCTTGTCTTCTTCGTGGATGGCGACGGCTTCGGTCACCAGCACTTTATAAAGTTCTACGGCAGAAGAAACCTTGGCGGATTTGGCAATACGAACCATACGCCGCAACCCCCATCCCAAATTAACGGCGGTGGGCCGGGAGCTGTCCAGATAAGCTGCCTGCTTTTCCATTTCAGTGATGAAGTCAGTAAGCCCCAGATCCTGGAACCCTTTCATGGCAACACATAAGCCATAGGCGCCCGCGACACCAATGGCAGGAGCACCACGCACCTTTAGCACGCGAATGGATTCCCAAACCTGTTCGGCTGTTTCCTGTTTTTCCATAACGGTTTCCTGAGGAAGCAGCGTCTGATCCAACAGATACAGTTCTCCATCGCTCCAGGTTACAGCTCTCGGTAAAGTTTCGGCTATCAATGTTGTATCAAGCACTGATGTCTCCTGCATTCATCGGACAAAAAAATAAT
This region of Sneathiella aquimaris genomic DNA includes:
- a CDS encoding class II aldolase/adducin family protein, with protein sequence MSDTILRKELLDTALQMNAVGINQGSAGNVSVRNDGGYLITPSGMPYDECSPADMAKMTLSGDASGRRKPSSEWRFHQDLYKAREDAQAIVHVHSTFATTLACLGKEVPSFHYMVAVAGGKTIRCAPYHTFGTQALSDNVVEAMVDRKACLMANHGMIAIGPSLKKALAMAVEVEKLCEIYWRVLQLGGGNMIEDAEMDHILEKFQSYGQFTKKEAAV
- the mtnA gene encoding S-methyl-5-thioribose-1-phosphate isomerase, whose translation is MLDTTLIAETLPRAVTWSDGELYLLDQTLLPQETVMEKQETAEQVWESIRVLKVRGAPAIGVAGAYGLCVAMKGFQDLGLTDFITEMEKQAAYLDSSRPTAVNLGWGLRRMVRIAKSAKVSSAVELYKVLVTEAVAIHEEDKRLCRGMGNNGAPLIKEGMGILTHCNAGSLATSELGTATAPMYVAHSQGVKFRVYADETRPLLQGARLTSWELQKSGIDVTLITDNMAAHIMSQGLIDMVIVGTDRVAANGDVANKIGTMGVAILAKHFGIPFYVACPSSTIDHDTPTGAGIPIEEREDHEVTNFGARRTAPENIKVRNPAFDVTPNELVAGLITEKQIITAPYTENINRIFGQD
- a CDS encoding MFS transporter, which encodes MTIRRAILFLAFGETLFWAGIYYIFPALIVRWETDFGWTKAELTGALTASIVSSALIAPFAGRLIDKGYGPHILASGGFMGGVFLFSLSFIETLPAFYGIWIVLGICMGCCLYDPCFSFLIRTRGVEAKRAITLVTLIAGLAGTVSFPVSHLISDYAGWRLAATFFALLICVIGVPLMWFGGQYLDRHAVPQDKDEPTTEIPREGQYRFLLGPTFWLLAAGFTLLYMNHVAVINHLLLLLKERQFETSLAILAATFIGPMQVLGRLAMMFAERHVSNLIVTCLCFSFVILGNLALIGTSLSPAFLIAFIILQGSGIGVMSIMKPIITREILGAENFGLKAGAQSVPYMIGSAFAGLIASLIWAVGGYTLVLKVLICAPIVGLALFLSASFLKAAKRG
- a CDS encoding SDR family oxidoreductase, whose amino-acid sequence is MSGEFSGKSVLVTGGASGIGKATVCQFFEQGANVLVTDINEEDGRALVGYLDEPLRAQFFKLDVASEKNWEDAIAFHKATFGRLDILVNSAGISIDKPLEEMPLKDWQFQNSINLDGTFLGVRNAIREMKHEGGAIVNIASILADVGFFGATGYCAGKAGVKNFTKAAALYCAQYGYKIRINAVMPGYIDTPMVQNALEKQGNPNYLAEKLRKLHPVGHFGEPDDIAAGVLFCASEKAKFMTGTSIPIDGGYLAQ
- a CDS encoding alternative oxidase codes for the protein MTKMDGVKLDVHVKPSGASDQFAFAFVKLLRFCADLFFRKQYGHRAVVLETVAAVPGMVGGLLQHLKAIRHIQNDQGWIKTLLDEAENERMHLMTFVQIAKPSLFERFLIMSVQAVFYNCFFFLYLLAPKTAHRVVGYFEEEAVISYTRYLEEIDEGRHENVPAPQIAIDYWDLPPTARLRDVVLVVREDEAGHRDVNHKFADELAGRLTPAASQ